A genomic region of Raphanus sativus cultivar WK10039 chromosome 6, ASM80110v3, whole genome shotgun sequence contains the following coding sequences:
- the LOC108808896 gene encoding uncharacterized protein LOC108808896 isoform X2 — MATVPDTEESRTVVEEDHEHDSLKKLATSFLGLSFSVMLAHLPSDALSLVPRLRTEVDELKQRLAAAEEQVRQMKCRRVEDSKANARVVEIFASNRNAWQEEEKRLQNRIHEMEEEREEFVDRIRELEREVGERDEMIGFMSRRGVQEDDDSTEGYGADLHTVSFSPPTAYPSSHQLWAESHNTNPFQDVEYESLESMYHMKQFVPRESPWKIDSEATGVSAKLRLLEEELVNLEKVCPSDISKVSSLLRKQANRYQALSGKIDDLCRRMSSDPCDATLGPEFRTQRQTEFLLECFRFQQRASETGQKLVALQTEITRSNQGDQLNQAKMNTRRSLDLIKNNLKEVQRNLEIWLARIIGDLEGILARDGASRVREFYVARYPFVQ, encoded by the exons atggcgaCTGTTCCTGACACTGAAGAATCGAGAACTGTTGTCGAAGAAGATCACGAGCACGACTCGTTGAAGAAGCTAGCGACCTCATTTCTAGGCCTGAGCTTCTCGGTGATGCTAGCTCACCTCCCCAGCGACGCGCTGTCCCTGGTCCCGCGGCTGAGGACGGAGGTCGACGAGCTGAAACAGCGGCTCGCGGCGGCGGAGGAGCAAGTCCGCCAGATGAAATGTCGGCGCGTGGAGGACTCGAAAGCGAACGCGCGCGTGGTGGAGATCTTCGCCAGCAACAGGAACGCGTGGCAGGAGGAGGAGAAGCGTCTGCAGAACCGGATTCACgagatggaggaggagaggGAGGAGTTCGTGGACAGGATACGCGAGCTGGAGAGAGAAGTGGGCGAGAGGGATGAGATGATTGGGTTTATGTCGAGAAGAGGGGTTCAGGAAGATGATGATTCCACCGAAGGTTACGGTGCGGATCTCCACACTGTATCTTTTTCTCCCCCTACAGCTTATCCAAGCTCTCATCAGTTGTGGGCGGAGTCTCACAACACTAACCCTTTTCag gaTGTAGAGTATGAATCTTTGGAATCTATGTACCATATGAAGCAATTTGTGCCAAG GGAATCACCATGGAAGATAGATAGTGAAGCAACAGGTGTTTCTGCCAAGCTGAGGTTACTAGAAGAGGAACTAGTAAATCTTGAGAAAGTTTGTCCTAGTGACATTTCAAAGGTCTCGTCTTTGTTGAGAAAACAGGCAAATAGGTATCAAGCTCTCTCAGGGAAGATCGATGATCTATGCAGAAGAATG AGTAGTGATCCTTGCGATGCGACACTAGGACCCGAGTTCAGGACACAAAGACAAACCGAGTTTCTGCTCGAGTGTTTCAGATTTCAGCAGCGAGCATCAGAGACGGGGCAGAAGCTAGTTGCATTGCAGACGGAAATCACAAGGAGCAACCAAGGAGATCAACTTAACCAAGCCAAGATGAACACAAGAAGGTCACTGGATTTGATCAAGAACAACTTGAAAGAAGTTCAGAGAAACCTCGAGATTTGGCTGGCTAGGATCATTGGAGATCTCGAAGGCATACTTGCTAGAGACGGTGCTTCGCGTGTAAGAGAATTCTACGTTGCCCGTTACCCTTTTGTTCAGTAG
- the LOC108808896 gene encoding uncharacterized protein LOC108808896 isoform X1, with amino-acid sequence MATVPDTEESRTVVEEDHEHDSLKKLATSFLGLSFSVMLAHLPSDALSLVPRLRTEVDELKQRLAAAEEQVRQMKCRRVEDSKANARVVEIFASNRNAWQEEEKRLQNRIHEMEEEREEFVDRIRELEREVGERDEMIGFMSRRGVQEDDDSTEGYGADLHTVSFSPPTAYPSSHQLWAESHNTNPFQDVEYESLESMYHMKQFVPRESPWKIDSEATGVSAKLRLLEEELVNLEKVCPSDISKVSSLLRKQANRYQALSGKIDDLCRRMQSSDPCDATLGPEFRTQRQTEFLLECFRFQQRASETGQKLVALQTEITRSNQGDQLNQAKMNTRRSLDLIKNNLKEVQRNLEIWLARIIGDLEGILARDGASRVREFYVARYPFVQ; translated from the exons atggcgaCTGTTCCTGACACTGAAGAATCGAGAACTGTTGTCGAAGAAGATCACGAGCACGACTCGTTGAAGAAGCTAGCGACCTCATTTCTAGGCCTGAGCTTCTCGGTGATGCTAGCTCACCTCCCCAGCGACGCGCTGTCCCTGGTCCCGCGGCTGAGGACGGAGGTCGACGAGCTGAAACAGCGGCTCGCGGCGGCGGAGGAGCAAGTCCGCCAGATGAAATGTCGGCGCGTGGAGGACTCGAAAGCGAACGCGCGCGTGGTGGAGATCTTCGCCAGCAACAGGAACGCGTGGCAGGAGGAGGAGAAGCGTCTGCAGAACCGGATTCACgagatggaggaggagaggGAGGAGTTCGTGGACAGGATACGCGAGCTGGAGAGAGAAGTGGGCGAGAGGGATGAGATGATTGGGTTTATGTCGAGAAGAGGGGTTCAGGAAGATGATGATTCCACCGAAGGTTACGGTGCGGATCTCCACACTGTATCTTTTTCTCCCCCTACAGCTTATCCAAGCTCTCATCAGTTGTGGGCGGAGTCTCACAACACTAACCCTTTTCag gaTGTAGAGTATGAATCTTTGGAATCTATGTACCATATGAAGCAATTTGTGCCAAG GGAATCACCATGGAAGATAGATAGTGAAGCAACAGGTGTTTCTGCCAAGCTGAGGTTACTAGAAGAGGAACTAGTAAATCTTGAGAAAGTTTGTCCTAGTGACATTTCAAAGGTCTCGTCTTTGTTGAGAAAACAGGCAAATAGGTATCAAGCTCTCTCAGGGAAGATCGATGATCTATGCAGAAGAATG CAGAGTAGTGATCCTTGCGATGCGACACTAGGACCCGAGTTCAGGACACAAAGACAAACCGAGTTTCTGCTCGAGTGTTTCAGATTTCAGCAGCGAGCATCAGAGACGGGGCAGAAGCTAGTTGCATTGCAGACGGAAATCACAAGGAGCAACCAAGGAGATCAACTTAACCAAGCCAAGATGAACACAAGAAGGTCACTGGATTTGATCAAGAACAACTTGAAAGAAGTTCAGAGAAACCTCGAGATTTGGCTGGCTAGGATCATTGGAGATCTCGAAGGCATACTTGCTAGAGACGGTGCTTCGCGTGTAAGAGAATTCTACGTTGCCCGTTACCCTTTTGTTCAGTAG
- the LOC108808890 gene encoding protein root UVB sensitive 1, chloroplastic — MSCSYLFTGDASVASRRWNDVSFRQRLLLPRQSLRPPPLPSLSQFPRLVIATAANESFTNQSLGTRSCCFSSLFAGDIGNNDNGNGSSGGGDGGWWFNGGDNSSDDDSSSSHPFRFLCLLLFLVLSCFFQLRLSAAFAIARAPEETEDTVWEVRGSKRKRLVPDYVEDEFVVSKEPALDLSSSLTPENLLAQCRNLLIQFLLPEGYPNSVTSDYLDYSLWRGVQGIASQISGVLATQSLLYAVGLGKGAIPTAAAINWVLKDGIGYLSKIMLSQYGRHFDVHPKGWRLFADLLENAAFGMEMLTPLFPHFFVMIGAAAGAGRSAAALIQAATKSCFNAGFASQRNFAEVIAKGEAQGMVSKSMGILLGIVIANSIGTSTSLALAAFGVVTSIHMYTNFKSYQCIQLRTLNPYRASLVFSEYLISGQAPLVKEVNDEEPVFPAVRFLNIKSPKKLQEFVLSSEAKAAAADIEERLQLGSKLSEVIHNKEEAIALFDLYRDEGYILTEHKGRFCVTLKESSSPQDMLRSLFQVNYLYWLEKNAGIEATNTYSDCKPGGRLHISLDYVRREFELAKEDSETVGWVTEGLIARPLPTRIRLGYDSEPSSSSPSSS; from the exons atgagCTGCTCTTATCTATTTACTGGAGACGCTTCCGTCGCGTCGCGACGTTGGAACGATGTTTCTTTCCGGCAGCGTTTACTTCTCCCACGGCAATCGCTCCGGCCACCACCGCTTCCCTCGCTTTCGCAGTTCCCTCGATTAGTCATCGCCACTGCTGCTAATGAGAGCTTCACTAACCAATCGCTAGGGACGAGAAGCTGCTGCTTTTCTTCACTGTTTGCTGGAGATATCGGCAACAATGATAACGGAAATGGCTCCTCCGGCGGGGGAGACGGCGGTTGGTGGTTTAACGGTGGCGATAATTCTTCTGATGACGACTCTTCTTCTTCGCACCCTTTTAGATTTCTCTGCTTGCTGTTGTTCTTGGTCTTGTCCTGCTTCTTCCAGCTGCGATTGTCTGCTGCTTTCGCCATAGCCAGAGCTCCCGAGGAGACGGAAGATACGGTTTGGGAAGTGAGAGGAAGCAAAAGGAAGCGGCTTGTCCCGGATTACGTCGAAGATGAGTTCGTCGTCTCTAAAGAACCCGCCTTGGATTTATCATCTTCTCTGACTCCTGAGAATCTCCTCGCCCAGTGTAGAAACCTTCTGATTCAGTTCCTCCTCCCCGAAGGTTACCCTAACAGCGTCACCTCCGATTACCTCGACTACTCTCTCTGGAGAGGCGTTCAAGGAATCGCTAGCCAAATCAGCGGCGTCCTCGCCACTCAG TCTTTGCTTTATGCAGTTGGGTTGGGTAAAGGAGCGATCCCTACAGCTGCAGCGATCAACTGGGTGCTTAAAGATGGGATTGGGTATCTCAGTAAGATTATGTTGTCCCAATACGGACGCCATTTCGATGTTCATCCCAAAGGATGGAGACTCtttgctgatcttcttgaaaACGCTGCCTTTGGTATGGAGATGCTTACACCCCTCTTCCCTCATTTCTTTGTTATGATTGGTGCTGCCGCTGGTGCTGGCCGCTCTGCTGCTGCATTGATCCAG GCTGCTACTAAAAGTTGCTTTAATGCTGGCTTTGCTTCTCAAAGGAACTTTGCTGAG GTAATTGCCAAAGGTGAAGCTCAAGGAATGGTGAGCAAGTCAATGGGTATCTTGCTTGGAATTGTTATTGCCAATAGCATAGGAACATCAACAAGTCTTGCACTTGCTGCATTTGGTGTTGTGACATCGATCCATATGTATACCAATTTCAAATCTTACCAGTGCATCCAACTCCGTACTCTAAACCCATATCGTGCAA GTTTGGTTTTTAGTGAATATCTCATCAGCGGCCAAGCTCCTCTAGTCAAGGAGGTCAACGACGAAGAACCAGTCTTCCCAGCTGTTCggtttttaaacataaaatctcctaaaaaG CTGCAAGAATTTGTCTTGTCATCAGAAGcaaaagcagcagcagcagacaTAGAGGAACGGCTTCAGCTAGGTTCGAAGCTAAGCGAGGTTATCCAcaacaaagaagaagcaatAGCACTCTTTGATCTGTATCGCGATGAGGGATACATCCTTACAGAACACAAAGGCAGATTCTGC GTGACGCTCAAGGAAAGCTCGTCGCCACAAGACATGCTCAGGTCGTTGTTTCAAGTGAACTACCTCTACTGGCTAGAGAAGAATGCTGGGATCGAAGCTACAAACACTTACTCAGACTGCAAACCGGGTGGTCGCCTTCACATTTCTTTAGATTATGTGCGAAGGGAGTTTGAACTGGCCAAAGAAGACAGTGAAACGGTGGGTTGGGTTACCGAAGGACTGATAGCTAGACCTCTACCGACCAGAATCCGTCTAGGTTATGATAGTGAAccctcatcttcttctccttccagTTCATAA